ACCATATGTTGCTATAAACATGGCGGATTTAAAGAATGAACCTAAAACATTGGAAATGTTTTCATCAGTAGGACCAAAAGTATGCATGGTAACAGCAAGGCATCCAGGATTTGTAGGCTTCCAAAATCACGTACAGATAGGAGTTCTACCTTTCGGAACTAGATACGGCGGAACTAGTATGGACATGACCAAGGAGAGCAGCACAATCAGAGTTTTACAATACACATTCTGGAAAGACTGGAAAGACCACGAGGAAATGCACAGACAAAACTGGAGTTACTTATTCAGATTATGCTTCTCATGCGCCTCACAGATGGTCTGGGGACCGTGGGAGCCCATCTACGAAATAGTATACGCAAACATGCCAATAAACACTGAAATGACAGACTTCACTGCAGTTGTAGGAAAGAAGTTTGCAGAAGGAAAGCCTTTAGATATACCAGTTATCTCACAGCCATACGGAAAGAGAGTTGTAGCATTCGGAGAACACACAGTTATACCAGGCAAAGAAAAGCAATTTGAAGACGCAATAGTTAGGACTTTAGAAATATTAAAGAAGGCACCAGGCTTCCTGGGAGCAATGGTATTGAAGGAAGTAGGAGTTTCCGGAATAGGAAGCTTCCAGTTTGGAGCTAAAGGATTCCATCAGTTGTTAGAGAGCCCAGGATCATTAG
This genomic interval from Acidianus sp. HS-5 contains the following:
- a CDS encoding sulfur oxygenase reductase family protein, translating into MPKPYVAINMADLKNEPKTLEMFSSVGPKVCMVTARHPGFVGFQNHVQIGVLPFGTRYGGTSMDMTKESSTIRVLQYTFWKDWKDHEEMHRQNWSYLFRLCFSCASQMVWGPWEPIYEIVYANMPINTEMTDFTAVVGKKFAEGKPLDIPVISQPYGKRVVAFGEHTVIPGKEKQFEDAIVRTLEILKKAPGFLGAMVLKEVGVSGIGSFQFGAKGFHQLLESPGSLEPDPNNVMYSVPEAKNTPQQYIVHVEWANTDALQFGMGRVLLYPELRQVHDEVLDTLVYGPYIRIINPMMEGTFWREYLNEQ